Part of the Oerskovia paurometabola genome is shown below.
CCGAGACGCGGGACGTCGCTCCGGCCACGTCCCCCACCTCGAGCAGCGCCTCGATCGCGTCGAGCTGGACGACGAGACCCCCCAGGCTGTGCGCCAGGACGTCGTGGATGTCCCGGGCGATCCGGGCGCGCTCCTCGAGGGCTGCGGAGCGGACGCGGTCGTGCGCGGCGACGAGCCGCTCGGCCGCGAGGAGCTGGGCTCCGGCGGTCGCGAGGCGCGACTGTCGACGGCTGAACCCGAGCGTCGCCGCGAGCACGAAGATCGCGACCATCCCGAGCACGAGCACCGCGGGGAAGTCGCCGTGGACGACCAGGAACGTTCCCTGGAGTGCGACGGCCGTCGCGGCGAGCCCGATCCCGTAGCCCAGAGGGCGGGCGGGTCGGCCGATCGCCATGACGACGGCCGCGAAGGCGGGGGCGATCGTGAGGCCGCCCGTAGGCACCACGACGAGCGCGCCGCAGACCGTCATCACGACCTCGGCCGCCGCGACGACGCCGACGCGCCGCAGCGGGACGAGCACACGGACGACCCAGGCGGTCACCGCGGCCAGCCCCAGCCACAGGACGAGGGAGGGGAGGGGCTGAGCGGGGGGCCGCACGAGCTGGGTCACGAGCACGTAGGCGACCACCGCGGCGCCGGCCAGGTTCAGGATCTGCCCGGTCCGGCTGTGCCCGGTGTCGGCCGCGAGGACCTGCTGCCGCAGGGTGGTCTCACCACGGGGCGTCACGGGGATGTCCTCGGCGAGGGTGGGCGTGCTCACCCGACCATCATGCGACCTGCGCGGGAGTGCGCAGGCCCGCACCCCGAGCGGCGGACGCACCGTGCTCGCGTTCGACGCGCCCTGCCCGTGCGCTCACGACCAGGACACGGGCGGCTCGGTTGGCCGCGAGGAGCAGCAGGATCACGCCGGCCGAGGCCGCGAGGTGCGCGCCGGCGGCGCCTGCGAGGATGCCGGTCACGAGGCGTGCGACGACGAGCGCGATCCACAGTGCCAGCGCCGCCCAGCCGGCGCGGGCCTCGAGCGTCGCCCCCGCGGCGACCGCGCGGGCCCGACGGCGGGCCGCCACCCCCGGGGCAGGTGCGGCGGCCATGTCGATCGCCCGGAACGAGGTCATCATCCCGATCAGGGCGCCGACGCCGACCGAGACCACGAGCTCGCTCGTGACCACGACCAGGTCGAGCGCGGTCGGTCGGACGGTGATCGCGGACGAGAGCGCCAGCAGCCCGACCGCTCCCAGGACCGCGGGGAGCGTCCACATGCGCGCCGAGACCGCACGCCAGGTCGTCTGGCGGTAGCCGAGCCAGCAGAGGACGGCGACGGCGATCAGTGCGGGCTCGAGGTTCTCGGAGTTCACGGTGGGCTCCTGGGGCGAGGCGGGACGACGTCGTCAGCCTGCCCGGTCGGTGC
Proteins encoded:
- a CDS encoding sensor histidine kinase, whose protein sequence is MSTPTLAEDIPVTPRGETTLRQQVLAADTGHSRTGQILNLAGAAVVAYVLVTQLVRPPAQPLPSLVLWLGLAAVTAWVVRVLVPLRRVGVVAAAEVVMTVCGALVVVPTGGLTIAPAFAAVVMAIGRPARPLGYGIGLAATAVALQGTFLVVHGDFPAVLVLGMVAIFVLAATLGFSRRQSRLATAGAQLLAAERLVAAHDRVRSAALEERARIARDIHDVLAHSLGGLVVQLDAIEALLEVGDVAGATSRVSAGRRLAASGLREARSVVSTLAPLARPEDDLDSLLADHRDLGGTVSLVESGDPRTLDERQSAALRRALQEGLSNARKHAPGMPVRATIVWDDARVLLTLTTPRAPGPHPSLAGTGAGHGLAGMRARVAALPLGGAVHVDDGAETFTVTVAVSLR